The DNA region tgtgggtgaaggtgggacccgcacACTGAAAGTGTAGCTACGGCTCACGCATAGATTAATGCTGCGCCAGTGAATTTTTGATCCTTGGCGGCGCTTGTGTGTGAGGGACAAGCACgaggaaggaaaaaacaaaccgagcataaggagagagcccagccatgtgagcggtgagatgcaaagcacagaggaaattctaaagaaaaaaagaatcgaggataaagtgtgcgagagggagtgctgcatggtgtatatcgctgacattgacggggctggataatggtagcttactgtggaaactccggtgagtgatatcaatgatatgtgaagctaatggctagcaagatcgtttgctagcgtatttaaaaaataaagtattaaaaaaaaaaaaaaagtttttgctctatttttgtatcttttaaagcaaagagaggaaaaaaagaaaaaaaatatcgtttgctagcgtatttaaaaaacaaagtattttttttaaaaaacatgtttttgcactattttgtatcttttaaagcaaagagaggaaaaaaagaaaaagttcgtttgctagcaagaatgtttgctagcaagatcgtttgctagcaagatcgtttgctagcaagaacgtttgctagcaagaatgtttgctagcaagaacgtttgctagcaagatcgtttgctagcaagaatgtttgctagcaagaatgtttgctagcaagatcgtttgctagcaagaatgtttgctagcaagatcgtcggcAAGCGTTTAATTCATGATGTTATTTAGTAAAATGtatgcattatttcatattgaaattgttgttaaaattgattacatgttaaaagatgttactgtgttacctagagaatgctctaattttacaagtggagatttgagaaaattcctgcctaaagactgttaaaaataatttctttgggAGATTATCTCCATTtacaagtttagaaaaaaatgtaaacttgaTGAGGAGACTGGCCAAAAtgtaaagtcattttttaaatgtaaaaaaaatatatatatatatttttacatttaaaaaaaaagagtaatgtgagataaaatattcatcggcgttaaataattgacaagttaacgcgatagtaacgagttaactcgcccagccctatttttttaatatatttgagCAAACACTGATTATTACACGTTGATGCAAACTTCTGTGACcacatttatcagtttgttcatacGTTTTTCCGGTTCTGGTCCCATCCAGTTGTGGCAGTTTTTACTGGAGCTTCTTCTGGACTCCACCTGCAACACGTTCCTCTCCTGGACCGGAGACGGCCGGGAGTTCAAGATGTCCGACCCCACAGAGGTAAGGACGGGTTTTACACGGGTGCAAAGTTACCTCATACCttcaggttcccacctgatgacccacaGTGTCTGATAGAGGAGGCAGAGCtgggaacatgttctctgtgctgcactcagccctgtgcttctgcttcctgctgagtgttacatgaacagtcacacatgtaggagcctGTTTCCTTTGCTCACAGCACCAACGCTGGCTGGACATGAACAGCAGGTGTTTGTGGAGGAGGTCtccaaggagaacatctgcaggaacaacagtgagaagtgtctgttggtccTCTGACCCTGGATCAGACGCACAGATGGGTCCAGGAcatgttagcctagcttagcacaaagatttctagaaccatgttcagcgtacatctggaaatgcgtACATGTGGGTTAGACCTGCGTCCTGAGAGAGGATCTGGATGTTTGGCTGCCCTGAAACCTTCTGAGAGGAGGAGTCAGCAGAAACAATGTGACCATCAGGAGAGACcatgatgtcagagactgaagagagttcagctcagtgtttaaagctcatatttggcttcagaaaggagagaaaaatcaaagtgaaaactcttccaaaggtgaagagttgaattcagagacagaaacttcatcatctccatcatctgactgcagaaaacatttagtttgaacttgttttttattggGTTTTCAGCGCCGACGTTCAGTTTCTGCACTTTTCTCTATCCAGCTGGAGATGATAATTACACACATTATATCCaaattaagatcaaaagcaaacaagagaccaacagaacaaatatccactcccaatgaaatgcatgaaacatccatccatccaccttctCCACCCGCTGACTCCGTCGGGGGGGCCGGAGCCCCTCCCAGCGGGGCcagaggcggggttcaccctggacaggtcgccttccatcacagggccacattaaatatgttaaatcaaaTATACACATTCAGACGTTCACATGTACAAGCCCACACAGAAATAAGTGCTGAGGAGAGCAGCACTGAAACATTGTGAGGCTCTGTGTGgatgatgggaaacaggtggcagAGCAGGAAGGCTAAGCAGGCTCATTGTCTCATAAAGAGCCGACAGGACTCCAGCGGTTAGTAAAGATGGACTTTAGGAGCCTTCATAGATCTGTAATGTGCTCCATCTGATGGAGGCCCCAAACCTTCTGGATCCAGATGTTATATGAAGGGGGGGTTCAGCCATCTAATAGTTCTGCAGCTCAGTGCTGCTGTGAGTAATATATTTACAGATGTTTCTCTGGCCTCCCATTCAGCCCTTTAGGCATCACTCCTAATAGAGCCACAGCAGCATCCCGAGGTACAGAGCATCAGATACCTCTCCCCAGAGTGTCTTTACTTTGGGACAGAAGCAGAATATATGGCTATGACTGGCAGCATGTGCTCCACCGTTCCTCCAGCATCAGCTGGAATGGGACCGGCTCATTCTAGATGCTATTTCTGGAGTCCTGAAACATGTGACAGTTATTTTcctgctttcagggtggagcctgctggagaacgatggctgacaccagggctgaggaagtgtgagtgtgttcttcatctgattcatgacatccagccatcgccacactgtcacatcactcattgatcaaagtgaacagatgatggatcaataactgcagctggactgtgtttgttctctccttcagattcctgccgactcacaatcgacacaaacacagtgagcaggaaactgaaactgtctgacagcaacaggaaggtgacatgTGTGAGAGAGGatcagtcatatcctgatcatccagacaggtttcATGGCAGGtgtcctcagctgctgtgtagaaatgttctgactggtcgctgttactgggaggtcgagtggagaggaagagttattatatcagtgagttacagaggagtcagcaggagaggaggagacagagactgtgtgtttggagggaatgatcagtcctggagtctgatctgctctgatggaggttattACTCTGTCTATCACAATGAGAGAGAaacatccatctcctcctcctcctcctcctcctcctcctcctcctcctcctcctcctcctcctcctcctcctcctcctcctctgtctgtaacagagcagcagtgtatgtggaccgtcctgctggcactctgtccttctacagagtctcctctgacacactgatccacctccacaccttcagcaccacattcactgaagaacctctgcatcctgggTTTGGGTTCTGGTCACCTGGttcctggttgtctctgtgctgagtacacagagtgtcctcctgtcagagaatccctgctgaacagatagttcaggctgttcatgtctgtctctttcactcagaaacaccttttcagattcatggattcagtcagtttctgtgtgaaactcttctgaatgattccttggaaacttcttcctcttccggtcctttaaagatggaagctgccattcttccagggtgttgtttttctgtgtgtttccagccaaagcttcacactgagcccattcagttgctgtcagctgcagttagtttgctgcacatgtgacaaactgatACTTTGAATGCAGAAtttctatgtaaaaaaaaaaagtttaaaaatgagaTGAAATAATTTGCAGTGTGCTTGTTGACATGAAAGCATATTTCTGAAATATGTGCTTGATACCCTGAACTATAGGTGGATGTCTGGGCTTTGCCATCAGTGCTGTAATTCAGGACTTTACCTTTAGAAGCCTCCTAAGAtgatgtttgttgtgatttataaatataatgtaaaaataaaactgaagtgaatttgcctgaattgtgcttttatttgcacCGGAAATAGTTTTATCTCCACGCTGCAGCACGTCCGAATGAATAGAAGCCaagtgtgtgaaaataaaagctccAATGAAGAATATGagcaaaatgactgaaaacagctttgagcTGTAGTTCCTGTGGGTGAGTGATGCCACGAGCTGAGCTTCTGTAGCGTTTAAAGTACGGCACGTCCCATCCACACATGGCTGCTAAACAGGAGCGAGCATAAAGAGACCCAAAGTGATCCGTTTTCATACTTAAGGTTTCAGTTTCATCCCATCTTTGGTTTGTGAAATGTGCATTTCTGAGTTGTGTTTCAACACTGTAAGCAGGTGGCATAGTTTAGCTTGGATCTTAATCAGACTGATTGTAATTTGAGCGGCAGGTAAGTTTggtaaaataaagccaaataTCAGCCTTTGTTGTAGAAATATGACTACTTtgcaaggaaagaaaaagcaggcgAATGAAAAGTTACTAAAGCAGGAGTTTTCCCttgaaaaagtccatctttggAGAATAAAACAACAGAGTTGTTAACAGAGTTTCTCCGAGTTTGGGGCTGGTTGGGTGCTTTTGAATAGATTATCCcatgtcgttttgtgtctctgcgAGAGGCCAAAAGACAGGTGATAATAATATTCTTCTCAGCACTGATGAGTTGTAATCGGGGCTCAAAATGAACACCAgccaaatgcgggtgaaagttatttttggcttgtattaaaaaaaaactcactagccggcttggccgatgataagtgaggaactttaccatctatttcgcgggaGGCGAAATGATTATGGGCAGTCTATGCGCGGGACGcgcgagcgcagtttctatgggaacgcatccGCCGAGGCTGCCGTACTAGGGGAGCGGGTCcctcttggtttggaaatacgatagacgccggtgttcagtcgatttctcctgcttgtcgagaattgctactttgccCATGCGCCGAGCTGATTTTCTGattttcgttttcacgcccatcatgttttgctaccctgcgtctgattattttcagaCGCATTTTCAGATTATTTGTCTGTCATTCagcatttgatttttgtatttgggacacttctgtctttatttaggcgactctgctccatcatggtgaatgaatgcattgagaaggggtCGAGCATTATTTGCCAGCGTgttattggtacaaatacagacgcaaacactaagaaaatgtggcgatggttgggacagccggccgtgaagagaaaagatatgcctgccaaaggaggggaggaggatgatattttgaaAAAATTGGAATCCGGCATGGTGACAGTTTGCGCACACGCTGGCCATACTTTGTGTGAAAAGGGgaaaatggaactgatttagatggatccgaagacagttcagagagctcggacgatgtttaagcatCTCACAGTATCCCCctcataattagtctctgcacatagttttgtgtttaattttgtgcattatccgcagcactaaaacatggttagaaagttgttcAATATTTCCATTTCTGTAGATTCAGGGTTgacatgaatataaatcagttttaaagtaattttttgacgtacaaaaaatgtgaccctgaatagtatgtgagggttgaggagtaatgaaatgttaaaataagttttgtatgtacataagtttaatGATTGTCATTCttttaattggatatacattcccaatttgactgtaaaatgaatttaagcTTTTATTTAAGCCTTTAATTTAAGCTTTAGTCAATATATTGAAATGAGTGGGTCTCATCTCGTCTTTTTTGCAGGGAAAAATATGTGGCTAGTGGatattctgattggctggtaactTGAGAAATTTACTGGCCACATTGGCTGGTgatgaaaaaagtaaatatagaGCCCTGGTTGTAATGATaacaataaataaagtaaagaaagaagagacGCAGGTAACTACAGAAGAGACAGAGCTTCCTGCTTTACGTAGCAGAATTAGCTCCTGATGatagagactccaccccctaagacagagactcctccccctgatgacagagactccaccccctaagacagagactcctccccctgatgacagagactcctccccctaagacagagactcctccccctgatgacagagactccaccccctaagacagagactccaacccctaagaaagagactcctccccctaatgatagagactccaccccctaagaaagagactcctccccctgatgacaGAGACTCAACCCCCTAAgaaaaagactcctccccctgaggcagagactcctccccctgagaaagAGACTACttctcctcctaacagactcctccccctaagacagagactcctccccctgaggcagagactcctcccactgagagactcctccctctgagagactcctccccatgaggcagagactcctcccactgaggaagagactcctcctaacagactcctccccctgaggcagagactcctcccactgaggaagagactcctcccactaaggaagagactcctcttcctaacagactcctccccctaagacagagactcctcccactgaggaagagactcctcccactaaggaagagactcctcctcctaacagactcctccccctgaggcagagattcctcccactaaggaagagactcctcctcctaacagactcctccccctaagacagagactcctccccctgaggcagagactcctcccactgagagactcctccctctgagagactcctccccatgaggcagagactcctcccactgaggaagagactcctcctaacagactcctccccctgaggcagagactcctcccactgaggaagagactcctcctcctaacagactcctccccctgaggcagagactcctcccactgagagactcctccccctaagagactcctccccctgagagactcctccccctgagagactcctccctgaggcagagactcctcccactgagagactcctcccccgacagactcctccccctgaggcagagactcctcccactgaggaagagactcctcccccaagagactcctccccctaacagactcctcccccttaagagactcctccctccgacagactcctccccctgaggcagagactcctcccctaatgacagagactcctcccactaagacagagactcctcccactgagagactcctccccctaagacagagactcctcccactaagacagagactcctccccctgaggcagagactcctccccctaagacagagactcctcccactaagacagagactcctcccccttaagagactcctccccctaagagactccaccccgaggcagagactcctccccctaagacagagactcctccccctaagagactccaccccctaaggcagagactcctccccctgagagactcctccccctaagacagagactcctcccactgaggcagagactcctcccccaagagactcctcttccaagagactcctccccctaacagtctcctccccctaagagactccacccctaacatactcctccccctaaaacagagactcctcccactgaggcagagactcctcccccaagagactcctcccccaagagactcctccccctaacagtctcctccccctaagagactccacccctaacagactcctcccactaagacagagactcctcccactgaggaaaagactcctccccttgaggcagagactcctcctcctaacagactcctccccttgaggcacagactcctcccactgagagactcctccccctgagatactcctccccctgaggcagagactcctcccactgaggaagagactcctcctcctaacagactcctcccctaatgacagagactcctcccactaagacagagactcctccccctgagatactcctccccctgaggcagagactcctcccactgaggcagagactcctcctcctaacagactcctcccctaatgacagagactcctccccctgagatactcctccccctgaggcagagactcctcctcctaacagactcctccccgaggcagagactcctcccactgaggaagagactcctcctcctaacagactcctcccctaatgacagagactcctcccactaagacagagactcctccccctgagatactcctccccctgaggcagagactcctcccctaatgacagagactcctcccactgacagactcctccccctgaggcagagactcctcccctaataacagagactcctcccactaagacagagactcctcccactgacagactcctccccctaaggcagagacccctccccctgagagactcctcccactaagacagagactcctcccactgaggaaaagactcctccccctgaggcagagactcctccccctaagacagagactcctcccccttaagagactccaccccctgaggcagagactcctcccctaatgacagagactccccccctaaggcagagactcctccccctgagagactcctccccctaaggcagagactcctcccactgaggcagagactcctcctcctaacagactcctccctctgaggcagagactcctcctcctaacagactcctccccctaagagactccaccccctaaaacAGATACtgctcccctaagacagagactcctcccccagagactcctcccactgaggaagagactcctcctcctaacagactcctccccctgaggaagagactcctcctcctaacagactcctcccctaatgacagagactcctccccctgaggcagagactcctcctcctaacagactcctccccctaagacagagactcctccctcttagagactcctccccctaagagactcctccccctgaggcagagactcctcccactgaggaagatactcctcctcctaaaagactcctccccctaagagactcctcccactgaggaagagactcctcctcctaacagactcctccccctaacagactcctccccctaagagactcctccccctaacagactcctccccttaagagactcctccccctgagagagagactcctcccactgaggcagagactcctcccactgaggcagagactcctcccactgaggcagagactcctccccctaacagactcctccccctaacagactcctccccctaagagactcctccccctaacagactcctccccttaagagactcctccccctgagagagagactcctcccactgaggcagagactcctcccactgaggcagagactcctcccactgaggcagagactcctccccctaagagactcctcccactaagacagagactcctcccactgaggcagagactccaccccctaacagactcctccccctaacagactcctccccctaaaagactcctccccctaagagactcctccccctaacagactcctccccctaagagactcctcccactgaggaagagactcctccccctaagagactcctcccactgaagaagagactcctcctcctaacagactccaccccctaaaacagagactcctcccctaagacagagactcctcccccagagactcctcccactaagacagatactcctcccctaagacagagactcctcccccagagactcctcccactgaggcagagactcctccccctaagagactcctcccactgaggaagagactcctccccctgaggcagagactcctcccactgaggaagagactcctccccctgaggcagagactcctcccactgaggaagagactcctccccctaagagactcctcccactgaggaagagactcctcctcctaacagactcctccccctaagagactcctcccactgaggaagagactcctcctcctaacagactcctccccctgaggcagagactcctcctcctaacagactcctcccctaatgacagagactcctcccactaagacagagactcctcccactgagagactcctccccctaaaagactcctcccactgagactcctccccctaaaagactcctcccactgagactcctccccctaacagactcctcccccagagactcctccccctaacagactcctccccctaacagactcctccacATAAAAGactgtgtaggtgcacgtgctagtgcacgtttatgcgtgtgcacgtttatgcatgtgcacgtgtgtagtagcatgtgcatgtgcacgtgtgtgtgtaagtgtgtgtgtgcacgtgctagtgcatgtgtgtgcacgtgtgtgcgcatgtgtgtgcacgtgctagcgcacgtgtgtgtgcaagtgtttttgtgcatgtgtgtgtgtgcaagtgtgtgcacgtgtgtgtgcacgtgtgtaggtgtacgtgcgtgcacgtgtgtaagtgtgtgtgtgcacgtgtgtaggtgcacgtgtgtgtgcatatgtgtattaatgtgcacgtgtgtgcatatgtgtatgcatgtgcacgtgctagtgcacgtgtgtgtgcacgtttatgcgtgtgcacgtgctaatgcacgtgcgtgtgcacatgtgtaggtgcacgtgcgtgtgcacatgtgtaggtgcacgtgcgtgtgcacgtgtgtaagtgtgtgcacgtgtgtgtgcatatgtgtattaatgtgcacgtgctagtgcacgtgtgtgtgcacgtttatgcgtgtgcacgcgtgtaagtgcacgtgcgtgtgtacgtgtgggctcaaacattgagctgtcggaacaaagggtgaatttaatctggaacaaagacatttcggacgagtgggctgtaggatcaatgggaaattttcggaatattgacgggtcggaccaaaggggcgtcggagaaatgacatgttaccaaaaacggacaggacttgggctccaggaaaagccaaaaacctgttttcaccagtacaattagtcaataactcctggaactttggattacggacaactttggaacttggaccaaggagaaactttcccactgcgcgctggaggacagcaggaactgtcgccgttacacgcggaaaattgttagacaaaggaagaaaggaaccagtcgtttgagggtatgtacggcaaaatgccagaagattaggaactttttcgttggagaaaaatatttggattatttagcAGCAAGTTTGGttcgtggttttttttttgtgatttaattaacgaccaaacaattggaagcaccaaaagcagtttatttttggaaggaaacccgacatttaagtttgaaaggaaaggaaaaaacacacacaaatcatttttgaaccaaaaatctgtatttcgtcttaactccggaaaagaacgctattcctgggtttctttctcaaacaagccgaccccgggttaggacgATTTCAGAACAGAGCGTGGCAGCGAGACAACGGCAGTTATCAGGCGctgtgttctacttggcttttcacaccggacagtctgcggccgcggtagttccgctccagccctgtctgcattccccatccatttcaacgggacaccgccggccgccgccggccgctgccgtccaaattccgctcgagttctattttccaaaagcggcgcgggacggaggcgtctcccgcgccgctactgcccgactaccgccgcgtctgtgtgcaaggacagatctgtttccatgtattttcacctccgccggtgaaaatcgcttccgttccgccacgctttgccgcactGCTTTGAAACGGCCCTAAGGNNNNNNNNNNNNNNNNNNNNNNNNNNNNNNNNNNNNNNNNNNNNNNNNNNNNNNNNNNNNNNNNNNNNNNNNNNNNNNNNNNNNNNNNNNNNNNNNNNNNNNNNNNNNNNNNNNNNNNNNNNNNNNNNNNNNNNNNNNNNNNNNNNNNNNNNNNNNNNNNNNNNNNNNNNNNNNNNNNNNNNNNNNNNNNNNNNNNNNNNTGAAAGCATATTTCTGAAATGTGTGCTTGATACCCTGAACTATAAGTGGATGTCTGGGCTTTGCCATCAGTGCTGTAATTCAGGACTTTACCTTTAGAAGCCTCCTAAGAtgatgtttgttgtgatttataaatatcatgtcaaaataaaactgaactgaatttgactgaattgtgcttttatttgcacCGGAAATAGTTTTATCTCCACGCTGCAGCACGTCCGAATAAATAGAAGCCaagtgtgtgaaaataaaagctccaatgaagaatattagcaaaaaaaagactgaaaacagctttgagcTGTAGTTCCTGTGGGTGAGTGATGCCACGAGCTGAGCTTCTGTAGCATTTAAAGTACGGCACGTCCCATCATACGTGGCTGCTAAACAGGAGCAAACATAAAGAAACACAAAGTGATCCGTTTTCATACTTAAGGTTTCAGTTTCATCCCATCTTTGGTCTGTGAAATGTGCATTTCTGAGTTGTGTTTCAACACTGTAAGCAGGTGGCatagctttgcttggatcttaatCAGACTGATTGTAATTTGAGCGGCAGGTAAGTTTGGTCAAATAAAGCCAAATATCAGAGTCTttgttggagaaatattttcagcCCCAACTCTGGCCGACATTGTtagtaaaaggaaagaaaaagcaggtgaATGAAAACTTACTAAAGCAAGAGTTTTCCCTTCAAAAAGTCCATCTTTGGagaataaaataacagagttatTAACAGAGTTTCTCAGAGTTTGGGGCTGGTTAGGGGCTTTTGAATGGATTCTCCCATTGAATTCTGGGTCCCTGCGAGAGGCCAAAAGACAGCTGATACTATATTCTTCTCAGCACTGATgagttgtaataataataataaatgaagtaaagaaagaag from Odontesthes bonariensis isolate fOdoBon6 chromosome 11, fOdoBon6.hap1, whole genome shotgun sequence includes:
- the LOC142391164 gene encoding stonustoxin subunit beta-like gives rise to the protein MRCGSFYWSFFWTPPATRSSPGPETAGSSRCPTPQRVEPAGERWLTPGLRKYSCRLTIDTNTVSRKLKLSDSNRKVTCVREDQSYPDHPDRFHGRCPQLLCRNVLTGRCYWEVEWRGRVIISVSYRGVSRRGGDRDCVFGGNDQSWSLICSDGGYYSVYHNERETSISSSSSSSSSSSSSSSSSSSSSSSSVCNRAAVYVDRPAGTLSFYRVSSDTLIHLHTFSTTFTEEPLHPGFGFWSPGSWLSLC